The proteins below are encoded in one region of Enhydrobacter sp.:
- a CDS encoding 5-methyltetrahydropteroyltriglutamate--homocysteine S-methyltransferase — MQRSKPPFRADQVGSLLRSAPVKEARTRKLAGEITAAELKAVEDVEIRKLVAKQEAIGLQGITDGEFRRSWWHYDFLAGLQGVELVSVAQGLQFKGTQTKAEGLHVHGKIDFPNDHPMLDHFRFLKSTVTQTPKMTIPSPTALHYRGGRQAIEKAVYPEMEPFFEDLGKAYGKAVRAFGEAGCTYLQLDEVFVAYLCDPAQRDYLRGRGDDPDRLLHVYADLVNAACAGRTPGMTISMHLCRGNFRSTWMAQGGYEPVADILFNRMNVDAYFMEYDTERAGGFEPLRLLPKNKHVVLGVMTSKTGALESKEQLERRIDEAAKFAPLDQLCLSPQCGFASTEEGNLLAEDEQWAKLARCVEVAEEVWS, encoded by the coding sequence ATGCAACGCAGCAAACCGCCGTTCCGCGCCGACCAGGTCGGCAGTCTTCTGCGCAGCGCACCCGTCAAGGAGGCGCGCACCAGGAAGCTGGCCGGGGAGATCACGGCGGCGGAGCTGAAGGCGGTCGAGGACGTCGAGATCCGGAAGCTGGTCGCCAAGCAGGAAGCAATCGGCCTGCAGGGCATCACCGACGGCGAGTTCCGTCGTTCCTGGTGGCATTACGATTTCCTCGCGGGGCTGCAGGGTGTCGAGCTGGTGAGCGTGGCGCAGGGCCTCCAGTTCAAGGGCACGCAGACCAAGGCCGAGGGGCTGCATGTGCACGGCAAGATCGACTTTCCGAACGATCATCCCATGCTCGATCACTTCAGGTTCCTGAAGTCGACGGTCACGCAAACGCCCAAGATGACCATCCCGTCGCCCACCGCGCTGCATTATCGCGGCGGCCGGCAGGCGATCGAGAAGGCCGTCTATCCCGAGATGGAGCCGTTCTTCGAGGATCTCGGCAAAGCCTATGGCAAGGCCGTGCGCGCCTTCGGCGAGGCCGGCTGCACCTACCTCCAGCTCGACGAGGTGTTCGTCGCCTACCTCTGCGATCCCGCGCAACGCGACTATCTGCGCGGCCGCGGCGACGACCCCGATCGATTGCTGCACGTCTATGCCGATCTCGTGAATGCGGCCTGCGCCGGCCGGACGCCGGGCATGACGATCTCGATGCATCTCTGCCGCGGCAATTTCCGCTCCACCTGGATGGCGCAGGGCGGTTACGAGCCGGTGGCCGACATCCTGTTCAACAGGATGAATGTCGATGCCTACTTCATGGAGTACGACACCGAGCGCGCCGGGGGATTCGAGCCGCTGCGCCTGCTGCCGAAGAACAAGCACGTGGTGCTGGGCGTCATGACCTCCAAGACCGGCGCCCTGGAAAGCAAGGAGCAGCTCGAGCGCCGCATCGACGAGGCGGCGAAGTTCGCGCCGCTCGACCAGCTCTGCCTCTCGCCGCAATGCGGCTTCGCCAGCACCGAGGAGGGCAACCTGCTGGCCGAGGACGAGCAGTGGGCCAAGCTCGCCCGATGCGTCGAGGTGGCGGAAGAGGTGTGGAGCTGA
- a CDS encoding amino acid racemase, with translation MTPLHIGIAACSAEGAALCYRTICTEAPALLGGHGHPEVTMHTPSLDDYMNRIYRGDWPAVGELMLASAEKLARMGAAFVICPDNTIHQALPFVEPRSPIPWLHIADGVAAEAVDRGFRRIAITGTRWLTDSEVYPQKLSARGLEWVRPAVGEREEINRIIMDELVRGVFKPEGVAYFQKVIGRLKAEEDCDAVVLGCTEIPLILNDAN, from the coding sequence ATGACACCGCTTCATATCGGAATCGCCGCCTGCTCCGCCGAAGGCGCGGCGCTTTGCTATCGCACGATCTGCACCGAGGCGCCGGCCCTGCTGGGCGGCCATGGCCACCCCGAGGTGACCATGCATACGCCTTCCCTCGACGATTACATGAATCGTATCTATCGCGGCGACTGGCCGGCCGTCGGCGAGCTCATGCTGGCCTCGGCCGAGAAGCTTGCCCGGATGGGCGCCGCTTTCGTGATTTGCCCCGACAACACCATCCATCAGGCGCTGCCCTTCGTGGAACCGCGGTCGCCGATTCCGTGGCTCCACATTGCCGACGGCGTGGCGGCCGAGGCCGTCGATCGCGGCTTCCGGCGCATCGCCATCACCGGCACGCGCTGGCTGACCGACAGCGAGGTCTATCCGCAGAAGCTTTCCGCACGCGGGCTGGAATGGGTGCGCCCCGCGGTCGGCGAGCGCGAGGAGATCAACCGCATCATCATGGACGAGCTGGTGCGCGGCGTCTTCAAGCCCGAGGGGGTGGCCTATTTCCAGAAGGTGATCGGTCGCCTGAAGGCGGAGGAAGACTGCGACGCGGTCGTCCTGGGCTGCACCGAGATCCCGCTGATCCTGAACGACGCCAACTAG
- a CDS encoding ion transporter, whose product MLVRLQRLVNDPSLERVITALIVVNALTLGLETIPAVSRTYGRILWAIDHVILAVFAVEIAARIVANRLAFLRDPWSLFDFAVVGMALVPATESFSVLRSLRVLRVLRLVSRVPSLKRVVGGLIAALPGMGSIILLLALLFYVFGVMATKLYGQAFPDLFGTLGHSLFTLFTIMTLEGWVEGVVKPVSERFPSATFFFIPFIIGTTFTVLNLFIGIIVNAMQAEHEKVEAARREAERDAFGAETEPLLSELKHLRAELAALRSEVAGPEARTAADMKQTTPG is encoded by the coding sequence GTGCTCGTCCGACTGCAAAGGCTCGTCAACGATCCGAGCCTGGAACGCGTCATTACCGCGCTGATCGTCGTCAATGCGCTTACCCTCGGACTGGAGACGATCCCTGCGGTCTCCCGGACGTACGGACGGATTCTGTGGGCCATCGACCATGTCATCCTGGCAGTCTTTGCTGTCGAGATTGCCGCACGGATCGTGGCGAACCGGCTTGCTTTCCTTCGTGATCCCTGGAGCCTGTTCGATTTTGCGGTGGTCGGAATGGCGCTTGTGCCCGCCACCGAAAGCTTTTCGGTGCTGCGTTCCTTGCGCGTGCTGCGGGTCCTGCGTCTGGTCTCACGTGTGCCGTCCCTGAAGCGGGTAGTCGGAGGCCTGATCGCTGCCCTGCCTGGCATGGGCTCGATCATCCTGCTGTTGGCGCTCCTGTTCTACGTGTTCGGGGTGATGGCGACCAAGCTCTACGGCCAGGCCTTTCCCGACCTGTTCGGAACGCTCGGCCATTCGCTGTTCACTCTCTTCACGATCATGACGCTCGAAGGCTGGGTCGAGGGCGTGGTCAAGCCGGTCTCGGAACGATTCCCCTCCGCCACGTTCTTCTTCATCCCGTTCATCATAGGAACCACTTTCACGGTGCTGAACCTATTCATCGGCATCATCGTGAACGCCATGCAAGCCGAACATGAGAAAGTGGAAGCGGCACGGCGCGAAGCGGAGCGGGACGCGTTTGGAGCAGAAACGGAGCCGCTGCTCTCCGAGCTCAAGCACCTCCGGGCGGAACTTGCAGCACTGCGCAGCGAGGTGGCCGGGCCGGAGGCTCGAACGGCTGCCGATATGAAGCAAACGACTCCGGGTTAG
- a CDS encoding TerC family protein translates to MNDLLQLAVEPAAWAALATLIAMEVVLGIDNLIFISILTNRLPAEHRSRVRRIGIGGAVVLRLALLGTVAFIVTLTQPIFTAFGHGFSWRDLILIGGGLFLVWKATKEIHQKLDPEPDTLFSTPANKVLDAASVIGQVLVLDLVFSIDSIITAVGMTDELAIMVVAVLVAVTLMLCAAEPLAKFIEANPTVVMLALAFLLMIGMTLIAEGFGVHVPKGYIYAAMAFSAGVEALNLLSRRGLKGSSKQPFRKSAQSHERDST, encoded by the coding sequence ATGAACGATCTGCTCCAGCTCGCTGTCGAGCCGGCCGCCTGGGCTGCGCTGGCGACCTTGATCGCGATGGAAGTGGTGCTCGGGATCGACAACCTGATTTTCATCTCGATCCTCACCAACAGGCTTCCGGCGGAACACCGAAGCAGGGTAAGGCGGATCGGGATCGGCGGCGCGGTCGTGCTCCGGCTGGCGTTGCTGGGGACGGTCGCGTTCATCGTGACGCTGACGCAACCAATCTTCACCGCATTCGGGCACGGCTTTTCCTGGCGTGATCTGATCCTGATCGGGGGCGGGCTGTTTCTCGTCTGGAAAGCAACCAAGGAAATTCATCAGAAGCTCGATCCCGAGCCTGACACCCTGTTTTCCACGCCGGCCAACAAGGTTCTCGACGCAGCATCGGTAATCGGCCAGGTCCTTGTGCTCGATCTTGTCTTCTCGATCGACAGCATCATTACGGCGGTCGGCATGACCGACGAATTGGCCATCATGGTCGTTGCCGTGCTCGTGGCTGTCACGCTGATGCTGTGTGCAGCCGAGCCATTGGCGAAGTTCATCGAGGCGAATCCAACCGTCGTGATGCTGGCCCTGGCGTTCCTCCTCATGATCGGGATGACGCTGATCGCGGAGGGATTTGGAGTGCACGTACCGAAGGGCTACATCTACGCAGCTATGGCCTTCTCGGCCGGCGTGGAAGCGCTGAACCTTCTTTCGCGAAGAGGTTTGAAAGGCAGCTCGAAGCAGCCGTTCCGCAAGAGCGCGCAATCTCACGAGAGAGATTCTACATGA
- a CDS encoding PRC-barrel domain-containing protein, producing the protein MTDVTKITSGSLIAADKVNGTTVYNTAGEKLGSVDDIMLDKKSGRAIYAVMSFGGFLGMGEKQHPLPWSALTYDENKGGFVVNLDKQKLESAPTIDDYEDFEWTPDYGRAVDKYYGAPTYW; encoded by the coding sequence ATGACCGACGTCACCAAGATCACGAGCGGTTCCCTGATCGCGGCCGACAAGGTGAACGGCACCACCGTCTACAACACCGCCGGCGAGAAGCTGGGCAGTGTCGACGACATCATGCTCGACAAGAAGAGCGGCCGTGCGATCTATGCCGTGATGTCGTTCGGCGGCTTCCTGGGCATGGGCGAGAAGCAGCACCCCTTGCCCTGGTCGGCCCTGACATACGACGAAAACAAGGGCGGGTTCGTCGTCAATCTCGACAAGCAGAAGCTCGAGAGTGCGCCGACGATCGACGACTACGAGGATTTCGAGTGGACGCCCGATTACGGCCGTGCCGTCGACAAGTACTACGGCGCGCCGACCTACTGGTAG
- the opgC gene encoding OpgC domain-containing protein yields MGRLTILDGLRGYFLVFMFLNHLTFTGGYLLVKINHDELGFVEGAQGFVFLSGLLAGLVHGQRALRRGFGPAASAMWNRAAEIYAYALGCVLIILALQPLLPGSQLYWRHWLGDLNFGRARHVAASALLLYQPDYLDILPQYIVYLLVAPPLLWLCLRGRWAWVAAGCIALWLAVQLGAHLPVAAALDRLLPLRAYFNVLAWQLVFMAGLMIGAAMAQGRIDWDRLFRRDRPELAIVAAVLLLFFAVWRILFNNFALPEPIAARFQVLANRGEFGIVYLLNFAAAAYAMTWVIRVGPATTSALLRRLAGLLSSLFNLSFLRLLGRHSLQVYAWHVIVVYLLRAVDHDWGPFDEVTKTLIAVTGIALLAIPALLLERLSAARPGAGPGVSPALKLRATPSSPPSPPRR; encoded by the coding sequence ATGGGCCGCCTGACGATCCTCGACGGACTGCGGGGATATTTCCTCGTCTTCATGTTCCTCAATCACCTGACCTTCACCGGCGGCTATCTGCTGGTGAAGATCAATCATGACGAGCTGGGTTTCGTCGAGGGCGCGCAGGGCTTCGTCTTCCTGTCGGGCCTGCTGGCCGGCCTCGTCCATGGGCAGCGCGCGTTGCGCCGCGGCTTCGGCCCGGCCGCCAGCGCCATGTGGAACCGCGCCGCCGAGATCTATGCCTACGCCCTGGGCTGCGTCCTGATCATCCTGGCGCTGCAGCCGCTGCTGCCCGGATCGCAGCTCTACTGGCGCCACTGGCTCGGCGACCTCAATTTCGGCCGAGCGCGGCACGTGGCGGCGTCGGCGCTGCTCCTCTACCAGCCCGACTATCTCGACATCCTGCCCCAGTACATCGTCTACCTTCTGGTAGCGCCGCCGCTCCTGTGGCTCTGCCTGCGCGGGCGCTGGGCCTGGGTCGCGGCAGGCTGCATCGCGCTCTGGCTCGCCGTCCAGCTCGGCGCCCACTTGCCCGTCGCTGCCGCCCTGGATCGACTGCTGCCGCTCAGGGCCTATTTCAACGTGCTGGCATGGCAGCTCGTCTTCATGGCCGGGCTGATGATCGGCGCGGCGATGGCGCAAGGCCGGATCGACTGGGACCGCCTGTTCCGCCGCGATCGTCCGGAACTCGCGATCGTGGCTGCAGTCCTGCTGCTCTTCTTCGCCGTCTGGCGCATCCTGTTCAACAACTTCGCGCTGCCCGAGCCCATCGCGGCGCGCTTCCAGGTTCTCGCCAACCGCGGTGAGTTCGGCATCGTTTATCTGCTGAACTTCGCGGCGGCGGCCTATGCCATGACCTGGGTGATCCGCGTCGGGCCTGCAACAACGAGCGCCCTGCTGCGACGGCTGGCCGGCCTGCTGAGCAGCCTCTTCAACCTTTCCTTCCTGCGGTTGCTCGGTCGTCACTCGCTGCAGGTCTATGCCTGGCATGTGATCGTCGTCTACCTCCTGAGGGCGGTCGATCACGACTGGGGGCCGTTCGACGAGGTCACGAAGACGCTGATCGCCGTCACGGGCATCGCCCTGCTGGCGATACCCGCGCTGCTCCTCGAGCGCCTGTCGGCGGCACGACCGGGCGCGGGCCCGGGCGTCTCTCCCGCCCTGAAGCTTCGGGCTACGCCTTCATCGCCGCCTTCACCGCCTCGGCGGTGA
- a CDS encoding amidase: MTADLALMPAHQLAKLYKARKASPVEATKAAIARIEAFNPQLNAFQHLDPDAALRAARAAEKRWKKGGKRLSDIDGVPITIKDMVLTKGMPTRMGSLATDPDGPWTVDAPVAQRLREAGTVILGKTTSPEYGWKGVTDSALFGATHNPWKIGRTSGGSSGGAAAAEAVGMGNLAIGTDGAGSVRIPCSFSGLFGLKPTQGRVPLWPASSQGTLSHVGPMTRTVKDAAMMMNVIARYDARDPYARPDDEEDYLKGLDKGVKGLRIAYSPNLGFVEKEKIDRDVAVAVEAAARVFKTLGAKVVEESPDLTGLDPRRILNAHWQSNVAVLVTNFSEEKRALMDPGLLKAAEVGASLGQETVVTAINQRQQVAVILNQFLAKYDLLLTPTMPMTAFAVKENAAWGGDGVDIGWTPFTLTFNLTRQPAATIPCGLDRDGLPIGLQIVGAHARDALVMRAAAAYERVRPIPAPPMAHQI; encoded by the coding sequence ATGACCGCCGATCTTGCCTTGATGCCGGCCCATCAGCTCGCGAAGCTCTACAAGGCGCGCAAGGCCTCGCCCGTCGAGGCGACCAAGGCCGCCATCGCCCGCATCGAAGCGTTCAATCCGCAGCTCAACGCGTTCCAGCACCTCGATCCCGACGCCGCGCTGCGCGCCGCGCGCGCCGCCGAGAAGCGCTGGAAGAAGGGCGGCAAGCGGCTTTCGGACATCGACGGCGTGCCGATCACCATCAAGGACATGGTGCTGACCAAGGGCATGCCCACCCGCATGGGCAGCCTCGCCACCGATCCCGACGGCCCCTGGACGGTCGACGCGCCGGTCGCGCAGCGCCTGCGCGAGGCGGGCACGGTGATCCTCGGCAAGACGACTTCGCCCGAGTACGGCTGGAAGGGCGTCACCGATTCGGCGCTGTTCGGCGCCACGCACAATCCGTGGAAGATCGGCCGCACCAGCGGCGGCTCGTCGGGCGGCGCCGCGGCAGCCGAAGCTGTCGGCATGGGCAACCTCGCGATCGGTACCGACGGCGCGGGCTCCGTCCGCATCCCCTGCTCCTTCAGCGGCCTTTTCGGGCTGAAGCCCACCCAGGGCCGCGTGCCGCTGTGGCCCGCCTCGTCACAAGGCACGCTCTCCCATGTCGGCCCCATGACGCGCACCGTGAAGGACGCCGCCATGATGATGAACGTCATCGCCCGCTACGATGCACGGGACCCCTATGCGCGACCCGACGACGAGGAGGACTACCTCAAGGGCCTCGACAAGGGCGTGAAGGGCCTGCGCATCGCCTACTCGCCCAATCTCGGCTTCGTCGAGAAGGAGAAGATCGACCGCGACGTCGCGGTCGCGGTCGAGGCGGCGGCCAGGGTGTTCAAGACACTGGGCGCCAAGGTCGTGGAAGAATCGCCGGATCTGACCGGCCTCGATCCGCGCCGCATCCTGAATGCGCACTGGCAATCCAACGTCGCGGTGCTGGTGACGAACTTCAGCGAGGAGAAGCGCGCGCTGATGGATCCCGGCCTTCTGAAGGCGGCCGAGGTCGGGGCCAGTCTCGGCCAGGAGACGGTGGTGACGGCGATCAACCAGCGCCAGCAGGTGGCGGTGATCCTGAACCAGTTCCTGGCCAAGTACGATCTGCTGCTGACGCCCACCATGCCGATGACGGCCTTCGCGGTGAAGGAGAATGCCGCCTGGGGCGGCGACGGTGTCGATATCGGCTGGACCCCCTTCACCCTAACCTTCAATCTCACGCGCCAGCCCGCCGCGACGATTCCCTGCGGCCTCGATCGCGACGGCCTGCCGATCGGCCTGCAGATCGTCGGCGCCCACGCGCGCGACGCGCTGGTGATGCGCGCTGCCGCCGCCTACGAGCGCGTCCGCCCCATCCCCGCCCCGCCCATGGCACATCAGATCTGA
- a CDS encoding amidase, with protein sequence MTTDLTQASAAELGKLYGKGKASPVDAMKAVLKRVETVNPRLNALCLVDSEAALAAANAAERRWKKGKPLSPLDGVPVSIKELVRVKGWPVRMGSRLTDATPADADAPAVARLREAGVIVFAQSTSSEYGHKGVTDSPLHGITCNPWNMGRTPGGSSGGAGAAVAAGLGPIAIGTDGGGSVRLPSSFTGLVGLKATFGRVAAWPPSLTGELSNTGPMCRTALDAALMMNVIARPDPLDGWSLPADGVDYVRALKGKLKKLRIGFLLRMGEHPLDIEVAALVTKAAGRFEKMGCMVEEVAPPTNYREAGRAFVVHWLGALQRLLQLYPKERHGEFDESLLAGARNGLKFTLQDLINAQVVRREITLAWNAFFTRYDLLLTPTLAVQPFETGLDAPAGPDGKPNLLWSPYTFQFNLSRHPAISVPCGLSRDGLPVGLQIVAAHYQDALVLRAAARYAEADPLEFPRLPETMK encoded by the coding sequence GTGACGACCGATCTCACCCAAGCGAGCGCCGCCGAGCTCGGCAAGCTCTACGGCAAGGGCAAGGCCTCGCCCGTCGACGCCATGAAGGCCGTCCTGAAGCGCGTGGAGACGGTCAATCCACGTCTCAATGCTCTCTGTCTCGTCGATTCGGAAGCGGCTCTTGCCGCAGCGAACGCCGCGGAGCGGCGCTGGAAGAAGGGCAAGCCGCTGTCGCCGCTGGATGGCGTGCCGGTGTCGATCAAGGAGCTGGTGCGCGTGAAGGGCTGGCCGGTGCGGATGGGCAGCCGGCTCACCGACGCGACGCCCGCCGACGCCGATGCGCCGGCGGTGGCACGGCTGCGCGAGGCCGGCGTGATCGTCTTCGCGCAAAGCACCAGCTCCGAATATGGCCACAAGGGCGTGACCGACTCGCCGCTGCATGGCATCACCTGCAATCCCTGGAACATGGGGCGCACACCCGGCGGGTCGTCGGGCGGGGCGGGAGCGGCCGTCGCCGCCGGGCTGGGGCCGATCGCCATTGGCACCGACGGCGGCGGGTCCGTTCGCCTGCCGTCGAGCTTCACCGGGCTGGTCGGCCTGAAGGCGACGTTCGGCCGTGTCGCCGCCTGGCCGCCGTCGCTCACCGGCGAGCTCTCCAACACCGGTCCGATGTGCCGCACCGCGCTCGATGCCGCGCTGATGATGAACGTCATCGCCAGGCCCGATCCGCTCGACGGTTGGAGCCTGCCGGCGGACGGCGTCGACTACGTCAGGGCCTTGAAGGGCAAGCTCAAGAAGCTTCGGATCGGCTTCCTCCTGCGGATGGGCGAGCATCCACTCGATATCGAGGTGGCGGCGCTGGTGACCAAGGCGGCCGGGCGCTTCGAGAAGATGGGCTGCATGGTCGAGGAAGTGGCGCCGCCCACCAACTATCGCGAGGCGGGCCGCGCCTTCGTCGTGCACTGGCTGGGCGCGTTGCAGCGCCTGCTGCAGCTCTATCCCAAGGAGCGGCACGGCGAGTTCGACGAAAGCCTGCTGGCGGGCGCCCGGAACGGCCTCAAGTTCACGCTGCAGGACCTGATCAACGCGCAGGTTGTACGGCGCGAGATAACGCTCGCCTGGAACGCTTTTTTCACCAGGTACGACCTCCTGCTGACGCCCACGCTTGCGGTGCAGCCGTTCGAGACCGGGCTGGACGCACCGGCGGGACCGGACGGCAAGCCGAACCTCCTGTGGTCGCCCTACACCTTCCAGTTCAACCTGTCGCGCCATCCGGCGATCAGCGTGCCGTGCGGCCTGAGCCGCGACGGCCTGCCGGTCGGCCTGCAGATCGTCGCCGCCCACTACCAGGATGCGCTGGTCCTGCGCGCGGCCGCCCGCTACGCCGAAGCGGATCCGCTCGAATTCCCCCGTCTTCCGGAGACCATGAAATGA
- a CDS encoding tetratricopeptide repeat protein: MARDGQGLEIGSADESAIAALDFLREEWLVFGKRFQDFMAAAEREERCALLPVMAANLVLSMNSVEGRTLGARYLRHARALEKDASVREKAWIAATAAWLAGDTDRSLEIHDRIVAEWPRDLLAGKLGQLHAFNQGDAKALLRIGERLLAANRENHFAWGMCAFGLEECHRLDEAEAHARRAIEMERKDPWAHHALAHCLEARGRLVEGVAFMGSMADTWEDCNSFMYTHNWWHLALFLIDLDRTDEALALFDRRVWGVWKEFCEDQINAISLLARLELRGVDVGARWADIATYLKDRLHDHFVPFLDLQYLYGLARAGERSAVTEMLASLEDRAESAKPFEREAWADCAVPAAHGLAAHARGDHAEAARLLGQAIPHLATIGGSIAQRSLFGAIHLDALVRSGWNDAALTILQADERERPGVAATKRGLADLYRKLGRTEQAMAAEYQAEELARRYRNVKGAAV, from the coding sequence GTGGCACGGGACGGTCAGGGTTTGGAGATCGGCAGCGCCGACGAAAGCGCCATCGCGGCTCTGGATTTCCTGCGCGAGGAGTGGCTGGTCTTCGGCAAGCGCTTCCAGGATTTCATGGCCGCCGCCGAGCGCGAGGAGCGCTGTGCCCTGTTGCCCGTGATGGCGGCCAACCTTGTGCTGTCGATGAATTCCGTCGAAGGCCGCACGCTGGGCGCCCGCTACCTGCGGCACGCCAGGGCGCTCGAAAAGGATGCGAGCGTGCGGGAAAAGGCATGGATCGCCGCGACCGCGGCCTGGCTGGCCGGCGATACCGACAGGAGCCTCGAGATCCACGACAGGATCGTGGCCGAATGGCCGCGCGATTTGCTGGCGGGCAAGCTCGGCCAGTTGCATGCCTTCAACCAGGGCGACGCCAAGGCGCTGCTGCGGATCGGCGAGCGGCTGCTCGCCGCCAACCGCGAGAACCATTTCGCCTGGGGCATGTGCGCCTTCGGTCTGGAGGAATGCCATCGCCTCGACGAGGCCGAAGCGCACGCCCGGCGCGCGATCGAGATGGAGCGCAAGGACCCGTGGGCCCACCACGCGCTCGCCCACTGCCTCGAGGCGCGCGGGCGTCTGGTGGAGGGCGTGGCCTTCATGGGCTCGATGGCCGACACGTGGGAAGACTGCAACTCCTTCATGTACACCCACAACTGGTGGCACCTGGCGCTGTTCCTGATCGATCTCGATCGCACCGATGAGGCGCTGGCGCTGTTCGACCGGCGCGTCTGGGGCGTGTGGAAGGAGTTCTGCGAGGACCAGATCAACGCCATCTCGCTGCTGGCCCGCCTGGAATTGCGCGGAGTCGATGTCGGCGCGCGCTGGGCGGATATTGCCACCTACCTCAAGGATCGCCTGCACGACCACTTCGTGCCCTTTCTCGATCTGCAATATCTCTATGGGCTCGCCCGCGCCGGCGAACGGAGCGCGGTGACCGAAATGCTGGCGAGCCTCGAGGACCGCGCCGAGAGCGCAAAGCCCTTTGAGCGCGAGGCCTGGGCCGACTGCGCCGTGCCGGCCGCGCACGGCCTTGCCGCCCATGCCAGGGGCGATCACGCAGAGGCGGCACGCCTGCTCGGGCAGGCGATACCGCACCTGGCGACGATCGGCGGCAGCATCGCCCAGCGCTCGCTGTTCGGCGCGATCCACCTCGACGCGCTGGTGCGCTCGGGCTGGAACGATGCCGCGCTCACGATCCTGCAGGCCGACGAGCGCGAACGGCCCGGCGTGGCCGCAACCAAGCGCGGCCTCGCCGATCTCTATCGCAAGCTCGGTCGCACCGAGCAGGCGATGGCCGCCGAGTACCAGGCCGAGGAGCTTGCCCGGCGATACCGCAACGTCAAAGGAGCTGCCGTGTGA